The sequence below is a genomic window from Gossypium hirsutum isolate 1008001.06 chromosome A11, Gossypium_hirsutum_v2.1, whole genome shotgun sequence.
AACATTTAAAGGTCAAAATGCAGACCAAGTCTAAATCTCCATTATTGTGTCTCAGTCATTCTAATAATTTTGTCACTGCTCATTCTCAGATTCTTGATGGTAACTGCTTGGGTCCTTTGAGGAAAGCTTATTGTAGCTCCCTGAACTCACTTCTGCGCCGAGAGGTTGGAACTCAAAATGAAATATTCCATCATCTAGAAAAGAAGTGCCTCCTTATTTGATCTTTATGTTGGTTACAGTGCTTGATAATTAGTTAAATTCTGTTTAGGCTCATGAATTTGCCAATGAGCTTCGTGCTAGTACAAAAGTATCAAAAACTCCAAATACTTGGATGGAAACTTTCACAAGTGGCAATCAAAATGCGAATAATGCAGACACTTCTGCAGTTTCTGATGCTTATGCCAAAATGCTGACAATTTTTGTTCCACTACTTGTAGATGAGGTTATAGTCCATTCTACACTAATTATACACGAGATTACATGCATTCTtaagttttagatttttaaaatttaattccttCATGGCTCAAACTGCAGAGTTCTTTCTTTGCACATTTCATGTGCTTTGATGTTCCTGGGCTTGCTCCCCCAAGAAATGAGAGTGGAtcatatgatgatgatgatgattgtgatggtgatgatgattgtgatgatgatgatgatgaggatgaggatgaggatgatgatgatgatgataccAATAATGTCCATCAGGGAAGTAAGCCCGTTCATGACAATGATAGCAAAGCTGGTAACTATTTCTCTTGTGCCTTCATAATTTGTGGTAATAAATCTCCTTCCCTGTAGTTCAATTTCTGACCAATGGAAACTATTTTATTTTGCTAGGCAAAAATTCTCCAGATTTGCAAGCATTAAATGAAGCACTACAGGATTTGCTTGATGGAATTCAAGTATGTAATTATGTTGGAACCTTTTGCAGATAGATTTGATGTTGCTTCTTGTTATGTTTGTTATTACTTTTCTGGAACcagaattatattttaaattatgaatgTCTTCCGAACTtttggtacttaaattattaatactCATTGTTTTCAGTTCCTTGCATGATCTTATTTAGTTCATAGTGCTTGTTCTAGTTTCTGATTCCTTATGGTGTTGCTTGGTCGCACTCTGTTTACAATCTCAATTTCCAGTTTTTCTGTATTACAGGAAGACTTTTATGTTCTAGTTGATTGGGCTTACAAGATTGACCCTTTGCGTTGCATATCCTTGCATGGGGTAACAGAGCGCTATCTATCTGGTCAGAAATCTGATGCAGCAAGATTCGTGCGTGTCCTCCTTGGTGACCTGGAATCAAAAATTTCAATGCAGTTCAGCCGGGTAAATTATATGGAAACTGAAAAATTTCTCACCTTTTGCATTTAGTATGAATCTAACATGTTTAAGCTGCAATTAAATTTGTAGTTTGTTGATGAGGCTTGTCATCAAATTGAAAGAAGTGAGCGTAACGCACGACAGACGGGGGTCTTACCATACATCCCTCGGTAAAGTGAATGCCTTTGTGAGAATTCAGAGCGTGCTGCAAATTTGAGACCCTGATAAAACAGCAAaggagaaaaaaaacaaaataaatgtaGTAGATTTCAGTTAATGGTTTGAAATGTTTCTATAAATTATCTGCatactataaattttattttcaaaacagCTAGGTTTAGTATTCTTACATGATGCTTTATCATTTACTTGTATTGAGCCTAAGGTTGTACTTCGGTTGGTTGTAAATAGCTCATATGTTCTTATGCACAGCTTTGCAACTCTAGCCACTCGCATGGAACAGTACATCCAGGGACAATCCAGGGACTTGGTTGATCTAGCATACACCAAATTTGTAAGTCCTGTTTTGAGCCTgatatcctttttattttctgacTAAGTTAATAATGTGGTTAAGTGAGCTTGTGATGAATAATACAGTTCTCTTAGCATCATGATAAGACTTACATGTACTAAAGTTTGGTTTTGCTACTATACAACAAACTTTTGCATGAAGTAGACTGATAAGTCACTCATGTATTCTTTTGAGCTACTTTTGAGGATGGGTAATAAGTACAATCACCTTCCCTGTATGGTCTATTTGGATCGTTTGTTATCCTTCCTTTTCCTTATAAGATAAATTTTTCATATTATGGTACCAAATCagctcatattttttttattttgtaaattaattatttagtatCTTTAGAATGTGTATATTTATTACTGAAAATATTTACAGTGGAAATACTGTTTTGCAGGTTAGCATTATGTTTGTGACTCTCGAAAGACTTTCACAAGTTGAAccaaaatatgctgaaatatttCTTTTAGAAAACTATGCCGCTTTTCAGAATAGGTCGGGATCttcttttctcattttattcCTATGACCAACgggaaataatatttttttagtttcctTGATGGCAATTCTTCTCCCTCTCCATTCATGTTACAGCTTATATGACCTGGCCAATGTTGTGCCCACTTTAGCCAAATTTTATCACCAAGCAAGTGAAGCATATGAACAAGCATGTCAACGTCATCTCAGCATGATAATATACTTTGTAAGTAATCCATCTTGGTGGCTTTTTCTTTGCTTTATTCATTACTGTTAAGGAGTGATGTTAAGTAGTTGAGGAGATACTGTTAAACTTTTTATGTTATGACTCGTCTTTAAAAATGTTTTCCCTTTGCAGCAATTTGAGCGACTTTTCCAGTTTGCTAAAAAGATTGAGGATTTAATGTTTACTATTTCACCTGAAGAGGTTAGCACGCTAATGATAGGATTTTTCTAATACTTAATTAAAGAACCGAGTTTCATCAAATAGAATCCAACTTTTGACTAAATATACAGAACAAGGCTTGACATGCATGGCATTCCCATCCAGTATTTGGACATAGCCCGAATCCCATGATAAAAAACctgaatcattttttttaaataattaaatgagtGCCAGCATTTATCTTCAGACATTTGTGAATTGTTAGCAAATGAATGATTTTGCCAACTGTACCCCACAAATTTCAGATTCCTTTCCAGCTTGGATTGTCTAAAATGGATCTCCGGAAGACATTAAAATCCAGTTTAACTGGGGTGAGTTGATAAACAATTTTATGAACATAATGGTCTTGGTTTCAAATGATGGAATCTATATCGGCTTGTCTTACAGGTTGACAAGTCTATTGCTGCAATGTATAAGAAGTTGCAGAAGAACTTAACATGTGAGGAGCTGTTACCCTCTTTGTGGGACAAGTGCAAGGTATGTTAACTTATATTTTAACTTCTATTTTCAAAAACAGCTCAAGGCTTTAGTATTTTTTGTCGAAGCGGTTAATGAAATGCGCTGAGAAAGAGCATTACAAGAACCCAGGTGGGTTGTCAGGGTGAAAGGAGGAAGTTTTAGGTTGCTTCAACTTGTTAGGTGCTGATTTGGTGATATATTACCAGTTTCTTACTAGTTTTACATCTTATAAAATTTGACAGAACGAGTTTCTGGACAAATATGATAGCTTTGCCCAACTTTGTGCTAAAATTTACCCCACGGAAACAATCCCGTCAGTGACTGAAATGAGAGATCTTCTTGCTTCCATGTAAAGGGAGAGAAATTTGCTCGGTAtaatcttcttttttctttttggttctaTTTGGAGTAAGAGCTGTAATTGTTTCGTGTTGTTACTGTTACAGACAAATTTCTTCCTATGTTTCAATTTATTGGAATTTATCCATTCATTTCATTCTTTGCCGGATAGAAGTTACTGTTGTACCATTGTCAATGTAAAATGTTGTTTGCCAGTCTGCTTTAACTTCCATGTTCTGTGCGGTTTGTAGCATTGTGAATGTGATAATTCTAAagctcatttttaaaataaaaaaagataattacGAAGAAAATATTCCAACCATTAATTTTGGTATGGTACAAGTTGTGTGGTTCATCGTGTTGGTACGCAGTAATCCACAAACCGCTTGAATCAATAATCTTCCCCTATTAacatttttgataaaaccttcCTAACACTTCCCATGCAAGGCATACATTAAAGTTAAATGAAAACATCATCCTACGGAATGAACTTAAACCTTAAAGCATCAAACAAATCCAATAAAATGAATCAATCCGAGTCGGGAACATAATATAAAACCCCCTAGAGAATATGGAGAAATCTGACTTCagccttacatatata
It includes:
- the LOC107890257 gene encoding exocyst complex component SEC3A isoform X3, giving the protein MIIYFYVLKCFCRNRLLLCILNICRDVLGRIPKIVGIDVVEMALWAKEHTPSVTTQKNQQDGPVPSTVIEGDLDVTVEKELVSQAEEEDMEALLGTYVMGACEAEAFSERLKRELLALEAANVHAILETEPLVDEVLQGLEVATNCVDDMDEWLGIFNVKLRHMREDIQSIETRNNKLEVQSVNNKALIAELDKLVERFRFPSEYASCLTGSQFDEASLPQYVEACEWLTNALHGLEVPNLDSTFANIRAVREKRAELGILKATFVRKASEFLRICFATLVDFMINDKNYFSQRGQLKKPDHADLRYKCRTYSRLLQHLKILDGNCLGPLRKAYCSSLNSLLRREAHEFANELRASTKVSKTPNTWMETFTSGNQNANNADTSAVSDAYAKMLTIFVPLLVDESSFFAHFMCFDVPGLAPPRNESGSYDDDDDCDGDDDCDDDDDEDEDEDDDDDDTNNVHQGSKPVHDNDSKAGKNSPDLQALNEALQDLLDGIQEDFYVLVDWAYKIDPLRCISLHGVTERYLSGQKSDAARFVRVLLGDLESKISMQFSRFVDEACHQIERSERNARQTGVLPYIPRFATLATRMEQYIQGQSRDLVDLAYTKFVSIMFVTLERLSQVEPKYAEIFLLENYAAFQNSLYDLANVVPTLAKFYHQASEAYEQACQRHLSMIIYFQFERLFQFAKKIEDLMFTISPEEIPFQLGLSKMDLRKTLKSSLTGVDKSIAAMYKKLQKNLTCEELLPSLWDKCKNEFLDKYDSFAQLCAKIYPTETIPSVTEMRDLLASM
- the LOC107890257 gene encoding exocyst complex component SEC3A isoform X1; the protein is MAKSSADDAELRRACQAAIEDTKQKVVMSIRVVKSHGMWGKTSVSSVTSKLGPMAMGRQNMAKPRIIAISTKAKGQRTKAFLRVLKYSTGGVIEAAELYKLKHLSKVEVQSNDPSGCTFTLGFDNLRSQSVTPPQWTMRNSDDRNRLLLCILNICRDVLGRIPKIVGIDVVEMALWAKEHTPSVTTQKNQQDGPVPSTVIEGDLDVTVEKELVSQAEEEDMEALLGTYVMGACEAEAFSERLKRELLALEAANVHAILETEPLVDEVLQGLEVATNCVDDMDEWLGIFNVKLRHMREDIQSIETRNNKLEVQSVNNKALIAELDKLVERFRFPSEYASCLTGSQFDEASLPQYVEACEWLTNALHGLEVPNLDSTFANIRAVREKRAELGILKATFVRKASEFLRICFATLVDFMINDKNYFSQRGQLKKPDHADLRYKCRTYSRLLQHLKILDGNCLGPLRKAYCSSLNSLLRREAHEFANELRASTKVSKTPNTWMETFTSGNQNANNADTSAVSDAYAKMLTIFVPLLVDESSFFAHFMCFDVPGLAPPRNESGSYDDDDDCDGDDDCDDDDDEDEDEDDDDDDTNNVHQGSKPVHDNDSKAGKNSPDLQALNEALQDLLDGIQEDFYVLVDWAYKIDPLRCISLHGVTERYLSGQKSDAARFVRVLLGDLESKISMQFSRFVDEACHQIERSERNARQTGVLPYIPRFATLATRMEQYIQGQSRDLVDLAYTKFVSIMFVTLERLSQVEPKYAEIFLLENYAAFQNSLYDLANVVPTLAKFYHQASEAYEQACQRHLSMIIYFQFERLFQFAKKIEDLMFTISPEEIPFQLGLSKMDLRKTLKSSLTGVDKSIAAMYKKLQKNLTCEELLPSLWDKCKNEFLDKYDSFAQLCAKIYPTETIPSVTEMRDLLASM
- the LOC107890257 gene encoding exocyst complex component SEC3A isoform X5, encoding MRNSDDRNRLLLCILNICRDVLGRIPKIVGIDVVEMALWAKEHTPSVTTQKNQQDGPVPSTVIEGDLDVTVEKELVSQAEEEDMEALLGTYVMGACEAEAFSERLKRELLALEAANVHAILETEPLVDEVLQGLEVATNCVDDMDEWLGIFNVKLRHMREDIQSIETRNNKLEVQSVNNKALIAELDKLVERFRFPSEYASCLTGSQFDEASLPQYVEACEWLTNALHGLEVPNLDSTFANIRAVREKRAELGILKATFVRKASEFLRICFATLVDFMINDKNYFSQRGQLKKPDHADLRYKCRTYSRLLQHLKILDGNCLGPLRKAYCSSLNSLLRREAHEFANELRASTKVSKTPNTWMETFTSGNQNANNADTSAVSDAYAKMLTIFVPLLVDESSFFAHFMCFDVPGLAPPRNESGSYDDDDDCDGDDDCDDDDDEDEDEDDDDDDTNNVHQGSKPVHDNDSKAGKNSPDLQALNEALQDLLDGIQEDFYVLVDWAYKIDPLRCISLHGVTERYLSGQKSDAARFVRVLLGDLESKISMQFSRFVDEACHQIERSERNARQTGVLPYIPRFATLATRMEQYIQGQSRDLVDLAYTKFVSIMFVTLERLSQVEPKYAEIFLLENYAAFQNSLYDLANVVPTLAKFYHQASEAYEQACQRHLSMIIYFQFERLFQFAKKIEDLMFTISPEEIPFQLGLSKMDLRKTLKSSLTGVDKSIAAMYKKLQKNLTCEELLPSLWDKCKNEFLDKYDSFAQLCAKIYPTETIPSVTEMRDLLASM
- the LOC107890257 gene encoding exocyst complex component SEC3A isoform X4, whose product is MILVDVLLHWNRLLLCILNICRDVLGRIPKIVGIDVVEMALWAKEHTPSVTTQKNQQDGPVPSTVIEGDLDVTVEKELVSQAEEEDMEALLGTYVMGACEAEAFSERLKRELLALEAANVHAILETEPLVDEVLQGLEVATNCVDDMDEWLGIFNVKLRHMREDIQSIETRNNKLEVQSVNNKALIAELDKLVERFRFPSEYASCLTGSQFDEASLPQYVEACEWLTNALHGLEVPNLDSTFANIRAVREKRAELGILKATFVRKASEFLRICFATLVDFMINDKNYFSQRGQLKKPDHADLRYKCRTYSRLLQHLKILDGNCLGPLRKAYCSSLNSLLRREAHEFANELRASTKVSKTPNTWMETFTSGNQNANNADTSAVSDAYAKMLTIFVPLLVDESSFFAHFMCFDVPGLAPPRNESGSYDDDDDCDGDDDCDDDDDEDEDEDDDDDDTNNVHQGSKPVHDNDSKAGKNSPDLQALNEALQDLLDGIQEDFYVLVDWAYKIDPLRCISLHGVTERYLSGQKSDAARFVRVLLGDLESKISMQFSRFVDEACHQIERSERNARQTGVLPYIPRFATLATRMEQYIQGQSRDLVDLAYTKFVSIMFVTLERLSQVEPKYAEIFLLENYAAFQNSLYDLANVVPTLAKFYHQASEAYEQACQRHLSMIIYFQFERLFQFAKKIEDLMFTISPEEIPFQLGLSKMDLRKTLKSSLTGVDKSIAAMYKKLQKNLTCEELLPSLWDKCKNEFLDKYDSFAQLCAKIYPTETIPSVTEMRDLLASM
- the LOC107890257 gene encoding exocyst complex component SEC3A isoform X2 produces the protein MAKSSADDAELRRACQAAIEDTKQKVVMSIRVVKSHGMWGKTSVSSVTSKLGPMAMGRQNMAKPRIIAISTKAKGQRTKAFLRVLKYSTGGVIEAAELYKLKHLSKVEVQSNDPSGCTFTLGFDNLRSQSVTPPQWTMRNSDDRNRLLLCILNICRDVLGRIPKIVGIDVVEMALWAKEHTPSVTTQKNQQDGPVPSTVIEGDLDVTVEKELVSQAEEEDMEALLGTYVMGACEAEAFSERLKRELLALEAANVHAILETEPLVDEVLQGLEVATNCVDDMDEWLGIFNVKLRHMREDIQSIETRNNKLEVQSVNNKALIAELDKLVERFRFPSEYASCLTGSQFDEASLPQYVEACEWLTNALHGLEVPNLDSTFANIRAVREKRAELGILKATFVRKASEFLRICFATLVDFMINDKNYFSQRGQLKKPDHADLRYKCRTYSRLLQHLKILDGNCLGPLRKAYCSSLNSLLRREAHEFANELRASTKVSKTPNTWMETFTSGNQNANNADTSAVSDAYAKMLTIFVPLLVDESSFFAHFMCFDVPGLAPPRNESGSYDDDDDCDGDDDCDDDDDEDEDEDDDDDDTNNVHQGSKPVHDNDSKAGKNSPDLQALNEALQDLLDGIQEDFYVLVDWAYKIDPLRCISLHGVTERYLSGQKSDAARFVRVLLGDLESKISMQFSRFVDEACHQIERSERNARQTGVLPYIPRFATLATRMEQYIQGQSRDLVDLAYTKFVSIMFVTLERLSQVEPKYAEIFLLENYAAFQNSLYDLANVVPTLAKFYHQASEAYEQACQRHLSMIIYFIPFQLGLSKMDLRKTLKSSLTGVDKSIAAMYKKLQKNLTCEELLPSLWDKCKNEFLDKYDSFAQLCAKIYPTETIPSVTEMRDLLASM